GTGAAATCGTCAACGTCGAGATGCAGACGACATCCGAGCCGAACCTGTTCAAGCGGATCCGCTATTATCAAAGCTCCATCGACATCGGCACCGCACAGAGGGGCGCCGATTACGACGACCTGAAAAAGCTGTACGTCCTGTTCATCTGCACGAAGGATCCGTTCGGCGAAGGGCTGCCGCGCTACACGCTCAGGACCGTCTGCGACGAGCACACTGCGCTCGACGTTCGGGACGAACGGTTTGCCGTCGTCTATAATGCCTCAGCGTATGAAAACGAGCTTGATTCGGAAACGGCGGCCATGTTACACTACATAGCGGAAGGCGGAACGGACACGGAGACGGCGAAGAGCTTTGCCGAGCGGGTGTTCAAGCTGAAAACCGACGGTGCCGCCAAGGGGGTGTTCATGAAGTACGAAATAGAAATCAAACGCATCCGTAAGGAAGGCTTTGCCGAGGGCGAAATACGCGGCATGGAGAAAGGCAAAGCGGAAGAAAAATACGCTACGGCCGGCAACCTTTTGTCTATGGGAGTGCTTACGCCGGAGCAGATTGCCGCCGCAACGGAATTACCGCTGGAAACCGTGCGGGAACTTGCTTGCAGGGAAAATGTATCTCATTTTTAACGAAAAACTATGAAATATTCGTGTCTAAAAAGGGAGCAAAAATATTCACTGCCGTTTTTTTTATGATTTCCACGTCGTTTTCAAGCGAATGATCTGCATAATGTTCAAGCATGGTTGCCGTTTTATGCCCGCTGACACGCTGCAGCAGTCGGGATTCGAGTTTTCCTTCATTTTTCATGTGCGTTATGAAATAATGCCGCCAGCTGTGAAAATTAATTTTCCTGATAAGCAATTCGTCAACGGATAAGCGATGCAGTTCGGCACGGAGTTCCCGCAGCCAGCATTTCGCATCCATCGGCTGATGCGCCGATCGTATATGAAAAATAAAATCGCAATCTTCCGTGGCAAAAGATCGCAATTCATCCAAAAACGCAGGAAACGGAACGTACACGATACGTTCCGAGCCGTTTTTCGGTTTTTTCAGACCGTCAAGCAAATTCCAGCTATGCCTGACGTATACGCACTCCGTGCCGATATCGCAGCCGCGCAAAGCCTGAATTTCTCCGGCCCGCAATCCGGAAAGCATTGCCAATTTATTGGCGAACATCGCTTTTTTATGTTTCCACTGCCGGTTGAATAATGCGCGGACAATATCCGACGGCAGTATCGCTATTTCGGGTGTATCACCGCTGTAATACGAGAGACCGGCGGTAACGTCTTCACTCATCAGTCCGTTTTGAAACGCCCAGCGGAGCGCTATCGTTCCGCTGCGGATGATATCGTTTTTTCCTTTTGCAGATTTTGGAACTTTCTGTTCCATAAACGACAGCACGAATTCTTTCAGCGTCATTCGGGAAACGCCTGACAGCGGCAGCGTGTCTCCGAACCACGGCAGCCAGTAATTACGGACGGAGGCGGCACAGCGTGCTACGTAGCGGCGATGTATTCCGTTTTTCTGCAAAAGCCGCTCTTTGATATATATCGAAGAATCCCAATCCCAAAAACCGGACAAAAACGCTATAAGCGAAACCTCCGTTTCCGCAGCGGGAAGCGGGAACAACTGTTTATATTTAAGGATATTAAGGATTTGTTCAGCTTCCGTCCTGCCGATATCGGCGATAAAAAGATTGAAAAGTAAATCGTAAGTTGCCTTATTTTTATGCAATACCATATTTTGTATTATCGGCACGAAGCGGGAAATACTTTGACATATCTGAATAAACAAAAAAAATATCTGGATTTGCACTTCACACGAGTTCTTTTTGGGCGTATACTGTACGCATATTTATCACCATTTTATAGAGGGAAATCCATGGTTATTCTAACTTTGAATTGCGGAAGCTCGTCCGCGAAGTACCAGGTATACGACTGGAACAATAAAGACGTTTTGGCATCGGGTGTCGTCGAACGGGTTACACAGGATGGTTCGGCCATTACGCACAACGCGAAAGGAAAAGAAGAATTCACTCTGGAACGGCCGTGTCCTACCCATAAAGAAGCGATTGAACTTATTATCGAAACGATCACCTCGCCTAAATGCGGTGTAATCAAAGACATGTCCGTTATAAAAGCGGTCGGGCACCGCGTTCTGCACGGCGGCGATAAATTTACCAAATCGGTCGTTGTTACGCCCGACGTGCTGGAACAGTTCCGTGCCGTTCAGGATTTGGGTCCGCTGCACAATCCGGCGAACATTATGGGTATTGAAGCGGCACAGAAAGTGCTGCCCGACGTACCGCACTGCGCCGTTATGGATACGGCGTGGCATCAGACGATGCCCGCAACGTCGTTTATGTACGCGGTTCCGTACGAATGGTACGAAAAATATTCCGCACGCCGATACGGTTTTCACGGTACGTCGTTCCTGTATACGGCCAAGCGGGCGAGCGTGCTGCTGCATAAAAAACCGGCGGATACGAACATCATTATCGCGCATATCGGAAACGGTGCGTCGATGTGCGCGGTCAAAGGCGGGCAATGCTTCGACACGTCGATGGGAATTACGCCGCTCGAGGGACTCGTCATGGGTACCCGTTCGGGCGACTGCGACCCCGCCCTTCCGTTTTACATCATGCGCAAAACGGGCATGACCGCAGCGGAAATGGACACCGCGCTCAACAAGAAATCGGGACTGCTCGGTATAACCGGTAAATACGTAGATCGCCGGGACGTCCAGTCCGCCATGGAAGCAGGAGACAAACGGGCGGAATTGGCGCAGGACATGGAATGCTACCGGTTGCGCAAATATTTCGGCGCATATTTGGCGGCGATCGGTCCCGTAGACGCGATCGTGTTTACAGCCGGTGTCGGTGAATTCGCCTATCAGGTGCGCGCGAAAGCGTGTCAGGGACTTGAACATTTGGGAATAAAACTGGATCCGGCCAAAAATAAAATGGCGCGGACACGCAACGCGGAAACGCTGATCAGCGCGGACGATTCCGAAATCAAAATATTCGTCATTCCCACGGATGAAGAACTCGTCATGACGGAAGACGCGTACGCGCTCATGATGGGAACCTACGACGTCCACACGAATTTTACGTATTCGTTCCAAGATCCCGGCTACGTAAACAAAGCCCGTGCAGAAGGTTTGAAAAAAGATCTGAAAAAAAATCCGGATCTTGCGAAAATCATTGCAAAACCGTAAATCCGTGGTATACTGCGCTCATGGCGTTTTTTTACGGAATCGGACACGCACTCGTCGACTATTTTTTTGACGGCGAACTGCCGATCGCACGGTTTTCACCGGAACTGCAAGCCGCAGCTGCCGCGCGGCGGCCGGTGCACATCGGAAGCCGCAGCTTTGACGAACTGACCGCACGGCTGCAGGCCGCCGCCCCGGACTGGTCGTCAAAGGCCGACGGAATACGGACGAGCGGCGGCACGTGCGCGAACATGCTTAAAACCCTTGCCGCGCTCGGTGCGGAAACCCTGTTCAGCGGCAGCTGCGGCTGCACGCAGGACGGCGGTGAACGGAACGGCAGTCTGAAACGTGACGAGGAAGCGCTCTTTTTTCAAAAATCGCTTGCGCAAAGCGGCGTGTCCGCCCGCCTGAAACTCAGACCGGATCGGACGGGGCGCTGTCTCGCCGTGCGGGACGGACGGATTTCGTTCATTCTGGCCGTAAGTCCCGGCGCCGCGCCGGATATCGCAGCGGATCAGATAAACCCCGAAACACAGAAAAGGCCCGACTGGATCATAGCGGAAGGAATGCCGCTGGCGATTGATTCGGTGCGCGCGGAACTGAACGCCGTACGGCGAGCGCTCCGGATCCCGCTTGCCGTTGCGTGCGGTACGCCGGCGGGAGCCGTGCAAACCGCGGCGATGCTCAAAGAAGCGCAGTTTGAATCGGATCGGGCGGCACACGTTTCATCGGCGAACGTTTCATCAGCACACGCGCCGCCGCTGTCGGTTCCGCCGCTGCACGCACCGCCGGCGATCGTGTTTGCGAACGACGGCGAAGCCCGGATGCTTGAACGAAAAGGCATTGATCCTGCGCGGTACTCGGCGGATTACGGTACGGTGTTCGTCGTAACGCACGGCTGCGGCGGAAGCAGCGCCTACGCCGCCGGCAGCAGAATTTCCGTTCCGGCGCGAACGGCCGCCGAATGCGCGTTTACGGACGAAACGGGCGCAGGAGACGTATTTGCCGGCGCCTTTCTGTTCAAACTGACGGAGCCGCAGCCGTACGATTCGGAAAAAGCCCCGGCGCGGCGAATGGAACGCTGCCTTGCGTTCGGTTCGGAAGCGGCGGCGCGGATTCTTTCAGTTCCGCTGTGCCGCGTAACGAAAACGCTGCTCTCAGGATTGACATAAAGGCCGCATAACGCCGCCGATTCTCACTTTTTCAGCTGCCGCTTCACCGGCAACCAGCCGGATTAACTGCAAAGAAAACTCTTCCGCGGCTCCGGGACCGGCGGCGGTTACCAGAGTACCGTCAACGACGCAGCGCTCGTCCGTTTTGCGGGCGCCGGCCGTCAGCGACTGCCATTCGGCGCCGCACCATTCCGGCATGCGCTGCTCCATTCCCGGATAACACGTATAGCGTTTTCCCCGCAATATGCCGGTTTTTGCCAGTACGACGGCAGGAGCCGCGCAAATGGCCGCAACGATACCGCCGCGCCGGTGAACGTCCGCAACGGCTGTAACGGCCGCTTCGCAGGCGGCGACGTTCGCCGCACCGGGCATTCCGCCCGGAACGACAATGCCGTCCGGCGCGGCTTCGGCCAGATCGGAAACACAGATATCGGTTAAAACGGTTACGCCGTGGGAACCGGTAACGGCATTCGATTCCTTGCAGGAAACGGTCAGTACGGTCGCTCCGCTGCGGCGCAGATAATCGACCGGAGTAACGGCTTCAACTTCCTCAAAGCCGTCCGCAAACAGGACAGCGATCGTCATTATAATCTCCTAAATAATATTTTCCATTATTTTACTACATACTACTATTGTAAATATAACATTTTAAGAGTATCATGTATACATGAAACAAGTACTTATCGTGGATGCACCGCCGCTGTTCAGAGGTTATTTGAAAGACAAGCTGGCGGCAGAAAAAGTGTCTGTCGAATTTGTGCAGGGCAGACGGGATGCTTTCACCAAAATGCTCTCCGTTTTACCGGATCTTATCATCATCGACGCAGCCGAAGATATCGCTGAAACCATTGAATTCATGGAAAAAAAGGCCGCGGATCCGAACGCCGGTCACATTCCGACTATCATTTCGGGCCCGGAAATAGAACGTTCATTTATAGCGGATTTTGCAAAACTCGGAGTCATAAAATATTTTAACAAACCCATTAAATTCGATATTTTCTTTGAGGCCATCGGCCGCGTTTTGAAAATAGCGTTTTCCATCGACACCACGCCGTGCATTCTCGAAACGCACCT
This sequence is a window from Treponema brennaborense DSM 12168. Protein-coding genes within it:
- a CDS encoding Rpn family recombination-promoting nuclease/putative transposase; its protein translation is MNADFPRWEDVTITNDFFFAYSMLHDTELCRLLLRTLLKLDAKEITYVNTQETLAAAPGSKSVRLDVLLETTGEIVNVEMQTTSEPNLFKRIRYYQSSIDIGTAQRGADYDDLKKLYVLFICTKDPFGEGLPRYTLRTVCDEHTALDVRDERFAVVYNASAYENELDSETAAMLHYIAEGGTDTETAKSFAERVFKLKTDGAAKGVFMKYEIEIKRIRKEGFAEGEIRGMEKGKAEEKYATAGNLLSMGVLTPEQIAAATELPLETVRELACRENVSHF
- a CDS encoding DJ-1 family glyoxalase III — encoded protein: MTIAVLFADGFEEVEAVTPVDYLRRSGATVLTVSCKESNAVTGSHGVTVLTDICVSDLAEAAPDGIVVPGGMPGAANVAACEAAVTAVADVHRRGGIVAAICAAPAVVLAKTGILRGKRYTCYPGMEQRMPEWCGAEWQSLTAGARKTDERCVVDGTLVTAAGPGAAEEFSLQLIRLVAGEAAAEKVRIGGVMRPLCQS
- a CDS encoding PfkB family carbohydrate kinase, encoding MAFFYGIGHALVDYFFDGELPIARFSPELQAAAAARRPVHIGSRSFDELTARLQAAAPDWSSKADGIRTSGGTCANMLKTLAALGAETLFSGSCGCTQDGGERNGSLKRDEEALFFQKSLAQSGVSARLKLRPDRTGRCLAVRDGRISFILAVSPGAAPDIAADQINPETQKRPDWIIAEGMPLAIDSVRAELNAVRRALRIPLAVACGTPAGAVQTAAMLKEAQFESDRAAHVSSANVSSAHAPPLSVPPLHAPPAIVFANDGEARMLERKGIDPARYSADYGTVFVVTHGCGGSSAYAAGSRISVPARTAAECAFTDETGAGDVFAGAFLFKLTEPQPYDSEKAPARRMERCLAFGSEAAARILSVPLCRVTKTLLSGLT
- a CDS encoding acetate kinase, whose protein sequence is MVILTLNCGSSSAKYQVYDWNNKDVLASGVVERVTQDGSAITHNAKGKEEFTLERPCPTHKEAIELIIETITSPKCGVIKDMSVIKAVGHRVLHGGDKFTKSVVVTPDVLEQFRAVQDLGPLHNPANIMGIEAAQKVLPDVPHCAVMDTAWHQTMPATSFMYAVPYEWYEKYSARRYGFHGTSFLYTAKRASVLLHKKPADTNIIIAHIGNGASMCAVKGGQCFDTSMGITPLEGLVMGTRSGDCDPALPFYIMRKTGMTAAEMDTALNKKSGLLGITGKYVDRRDVQSAMEAGDKRAELAQDMECYRLRKYFGAYLAAIGPVDAIVFTAGVGEFAYQVRAKACQGLEHLGIKLDPAKNKMARTRNAETLISADDSEIKIFVIPTDEELVMTEDAYALMMGTYDVHTNFTYSFQDPGYVNKARAEGLKKDLKKNPDLAKIIAKP
- a CDS encoding tyrosine-type recombinase/integrase, which translates into the protein MVLHKNKATYDLLFNLFIADIGRTEAEQILNILKYKQLFPLPAAETEVSLIAFLSGFWDWDSSIYIKERLLQKNGIHRRYVARCAASVRNYWLPWFGDTLPLSGVSRMTLKEFVLSFMEQKVPKSAKGKNDIIRSGTIALRWAFQNGLMSEDVTAGLSYYSGDTPEIAILPSDIVRALFNRQWKHKKAMFANKLAMLSGLRAGEIQALRGCDIGTECVYVRHSWNLLDGLKKPKNGSERIVYVPFPAFLDELRSFATEDCDFIFHIRSAHQPMDAKCWLRELRAELHRLSVDELLIRKINFHSWRHYFITHMKNEGKLESRLLQRVSGHKTATMLEHYADHSLENDVEIIKKTAVNIFAPFLDTNIS